The proteins below come from a single Cricetulus griseus strain 17A/GY chromosome 6, alternate assembly CriGri-PICRH-1.0, whole genome shotgun sequence genomic window:
- the Smim26 gene encoding small integral membrane protein 26, translating into MSPVSLLCGEMRPERATVWYKRMSFVYAIGAWSVLGSAIFFTRNQKASGDGVEQKDGSRNETPVLTSEASDLEREINEPIEGSYVERFVQYSEESVPVTQRILDYLKSWTGGPGPES; encoded by the exons ATGAGTCCTGTGTCCCTGCTCTGTGGAGAGATGCGTCCTGAGAGGGCTACCGTGTGGTACAAGCGGATGTCTTTCGTGTACGCAATTGGCGCCTGGTCGGTGCTGGGCTCGGCGATTTTCTTTACACGGAACCAGAAGGCGTCAG gtgaTGGAGTAGAGCAAAAAGATGGCTCAAGGAATGAAACACCTGTTTTGACAAGTGAAGCCTCTGACTtagaaagggaaataaatgaaCCCATTGAAGGGTCTTATGTGGAAAGATTTGTACAGTATTCAGAAGAATCTGTTCCGGTTACTCAAAGGATCCTGGATTATTTGAAGTCATGGACTGGTGGGCCTGGGCCAGAATCATGA